One genomic window of Cricetulus griseus strain 17A/GY chromosome 3, alternate assembly CriGri-PICRH-1.0, whole genome shotgun sequence includes the following:
- the Nipa1 gene encoding magnesium transporter NIPA1 isoform X1, whose protein sequence is MAVGQIGNFLAYTAVPTVLVTPLGALGVPFGSILASYLLKEKLNILGKLGCLLSCAGSVVLIIHSPKSESVTTQAELEEKLTNPVFVGYLCIVLLMLLLLIFWIAPAHGPTNIMVYISICSLLGSFTVPSTKGIGLAAQDILHNNPSSQRALCLCLVLLAVLGCSIIVQFRYINKALECFDSSVFGAIYYVVFTTLVLLASAILFREWSNVGLVDFLGMACGFTTVSVGIVLIQVFKEFNFNLGEMNKSNMKTD, encoded by the exons A TGGCTGTTGGCCAGATTGGAAACTTCCTAGCATACACCGCGGTCCCTACAGTCCTGGTGACTCCCTTGGGTGCCCTTGGAGTACCATTTGG GTCCATTTTAGCTTCTTATCTTCTGAAGGAAAAGCTCAACATCTTGGGCAAGTTGGGGTGTCTGCTAAGCTGTGCAGGTTCTGTCGTGCTGATTATCCATTCCCCAAAGTCTGAAAGTGTGACAACTCAGGCTGAGCTGGAGGAGAAGCTGACCAATCCAG TGTTTGTGGGATACCTGTGCATTGTGCTGCTCATGCTGCTGCTGTTGATCTTCTGGATTGCACCAGCCCACGGACCCACCAACATCATGGTCTACATCAGCATCTGCTCCTTGCTGGGGAGTTTCACTGTGCCTTCCACCAAGGGCATTGGGCTGGCAGCCCAAGACATCTTACACAACAATCCTTCTAGTCAGAGAGCCCTCTGCCTGTGCCTTGtgctcctggctgtcctgggctgCAGCATCATTGTCCAATTCAGGTACATCAACAAGGCCCTGGAGTGCTTCGACTCCTCTGTGTTTGGGGCCATCTACTATGTCGTGTTTACCACACTGGTCCTACTGGCTTCAGCCATCCTCTTCCGGGAGTGGAGCAATGTGGGCCTGGTGGACTTCTTGGGCATGGCCTGTGGATTTACAACTGTCTCCGTGGGAATTGTCCTTATACAAGTGTTCAAAGAATTCAATTTTAACCTTGGGGAGATGAATAAATCCAATATGAAAACAGACTAA